The following are from one region of the Fusarium keratoplasticum isolate Fu6.1 chromosome 4, whole genome shotgun sequence genome:
- a CDS encoding GFO-IDH-MocA domain-containing protein — protein MSAPLGLAIIGTNWITNSFVQSSHESKKFQLKAVYSRSLDTANKFVSETPSIKDVAAIKLYDNLDTMLSDSNIDVVYIASPNSLHHEQGLKALGAGKHVIMEKPFASNIKELEALYQLADSKGLLILEAYRHIQEPNFQKLQSLLNDEKTRTEKFGPVYGASLNMAVYSSRYAKVLEGEEPNVLSPKFSGGCLWDMGCYVVMFALALFGKPASQTYYPAIIRTGVDGGGHIIFQYSSQSSQHERDFTVHAHTSKVYTSTAPTEIYCEKGTIRINGGTGVTDINTVEFVPRGSKEAEQLGDTNPEYTGFLNLTWEAKEIGRIIQEGDKEAESHLRQLTVNVLTVMEDMRRANGIVFECEK, from the coding sequence ATGTCAGCCCCTCTAGGTCTCGCAATCATAGGTACAAACTGGATCACAAATTCGTTTGTGCAGTCATCCCATGAGAGCAAGAAATTCCAGCTGAAGGCAGTGTACTCACGAAGTCTGGATACCGCCAACAAATTCGTCTCGGAGACCCCCTCCATCAAAGATGTTGCCGCCATCAAATTGTACGATAACTTGGACACGATGCTCTCCGATTCGAACATCGATGTTGTATATATTGCTTCTCCAAACTCACTTCATCATGAGCAAGGTTTGAAGGCGCTCGGTGCTGGGAAGCATGTCATCATGGAGAAACCCTTTGCCTCCAATATCAAAGAGCTGGAGGCCCTTTACCAACTCGCCGACTCCAAGGGGTTGCTCATTCTGGAGGCTTATCGACACATCCAAGAACCCAATTTTCAGAAGCTGCAAAGCCTACTCAACGATGAAAAGACCCGAACCGAGAAGTTCGGGCCAGTCTATGGTGCCAGTCTCAACATGGCCGTATACTCGTCACGGTACGCCAAGGTGttggagggcgaggagcCAAACGTTCTTTCACCCAAGTTTAGTGGAGGCTGTCTGTGGGACATGGGGTGCTACGTCGTCATGTTCGCTCTGGCTCTCTTCGGAAAGCCTGCAAGCCAGACATACTACCCTGCTATCATCCGCactggtgttgatggcggcGGTCACATCATCTTCCAATATTCGTCTCAGTCTTCGCAACACGAACGCGACTTTACGGTGCACGCTCACACCAGCAAGGTGTACACGTCGACTGCCCCTACCGAGATCTACTGCGAGAAGGGCACCATTAGGATCAACGGCGGAACTGGCGTGACAGATATCAACACAGTGGAATTTGTTCCCCGAGGATCAAAGGAGGCTGAACAGCTCGGTGACACGAACCCCGAGTATACTGGCTTCTTGAACTTAACctgggaggccaaggagattgggCGGATTATTCAAGAAGGAGATAAAGAGGCCGAGAGTCATCTGAGGCAGCTAACCGTCAATGTTCTTACGGTCATGGAAGATATGAGGAGGGCGAACGGCATTGTATTTGAGTGTGAAAAGTAG